The following are encoded in a window of Hippoglossus hippoglossus isolate fHipHip1 chromosome 23, fHipHip1.pri, whole genome shotgun sequence genomic DNA:
- the LOC117757549 gene encoding solute carrier organic anion transporter family member 1C1-like isoform X1, whose amino-acid sequence MEEAAEDIDKMTSQKALCVPDKTTSKRPRISTLKLFIVALSFAYFSKALTGTYMKSSITQIERRFDLSSTHIGLIDGSFEMGNLLFLAVVSHFGAKLHRPRLIAMGCLLMAVGAFLTGLTHFFMGSYKYDTVIKLFQNDSVNIAACVGPLEEPEILVELSLEDKKACVRESGSNMWIYVFLGNALRGIGETPVTPLGISYIDDFAKAENSPFYIACLQTITLLGPMFGFLLGSYCARLYVDIGYVDMDSVTIDPQDARWVGAWWMGFMVSSALLLVSSVPFWFLPRSLPEQEGDEGQPASSTPGGTDVALNNNNNNNHHNLKLTEIAKGFVPSLKRLLGTPAYFLLLCGSVLKFNSFIGLFTFKAKYMEQQFGQSASRANFLIGVLNLPVVAVGIFLGGLLMKRYKLSVVSGAQLSFATSFMAYLLLLLQFGTKCDNIPVAGLTISYNGSDMNLWKDKDDFRTQSVSHDREMLFSECNRDCSCSAEEWDPVCSDSGITYISPCLAGCLGSSGYGKNTVFQNCSCLSASFPAGSSTSVKLGRCPHAKDCSRSFTSYMAVSVLSSFINSLGATPGYMVIIRCITPELKSLALGIQTLVTRTLGGIPAPMYFGALIDSTCLKWSIKKCGGRGACRIYDSNMYRVIFLGLITCLSGSSYIFIIAVIILLRRQFRKPEQETERQRSKGKEIELKTSSSPTEDQLTAPKSPIPRVLVRMASELEEGGDAQRTERLAKDGGQQQSRCLTEATVELSPPPANGAKLEPQSEEEEREQKDEVSTESNAQVDKESAEDKDETQHGKEADGPQD is encoded by the exons ATGGAAGAAGCCGCAGAGGACATAGACAAGATGACCTCCCAGAAGGCTCTGTGTGTCCCAGACAAGACGACCAGCAAACGGCCCAGAATCTCCACTCTCAAG TTGTTTATTGTGGCGCTGTCCTTCGCCTATTTCTCCAAGGCCCTGACAGGGACCTACATGAAGAGCTCCATCACTCAGATCGAGAGACGCTTCGACCTCTCCAGCACGCACATCGGACTCATCGATGGCAGTTTCGAGATGG GCAACCTGCTGTTCCTCGCTGTGGTCAGCCATTTTGGTGCCAAGCTGCATCGGCCCAGACTCATTGCCATGGGCTGTTTGCTCATGGCAGTGGGGGCCTTTCTCACCGGCCTGACCCACTTCTTCATGGGAAG CTACAAGTATGACACAGTCATAAAGCTTTTCCAGAACGACAGCGTAAACATCGCTGCCTGTGTGGGTCCACTGGAAGAACCTGAAATTCTAGTAGAACTTTCTTTAGAGGACAAGAAAG CCTGTGTGAGGGAGTCGGGCTCCAACATGTGGATCTACGTGTTCCTGGGGAACGCTCTGCGGGGCATCGGAGAAACCCCGGTCACACCTCTGGGCATCTCCTACATCGATGACTTTGCTAAAGCTGAAAACTCTCCGTTCTACATAG CATGTCTCCAGACCATTACTCTCCTGGGCCCCATGTTCGGTTTCCTCCTGGGCTCCTACTGTGCCAGACTGTATGTTGACATTGGATATGTTGATATGG ACAGTGTGACCATAGATCCTCAAGACGCCCGCTGGGTCGGCGCCTGGTGGATGGGCTTCATGGtgtcctctgctctcctgctcGTCTCCAGCGTCCCCTTCTGGTTCCTGCCCCGCTCTCTGCCCGAGCAAGAGGGAGATGAGGGCCAGCCGGCCAGCTCAACCCCGGGTGGGACAGATGTCGccctcaacaacaacaacaacaacaaccaccacaaccTCAAGTTGACCGAAATCGCCAAAG GGTTTGTTCCGTCGCTGAAGCGCCTGTTGGGAACTCCTGCTTACTTCTTGCTGCTTTGTGGCAGCGTCCTGAAGTTCAACTCCTTCATCGGCCTCTTCACCTTCAAAGCCAAATACATGGAGCAACAGTTCGGACAGTCTGCATCCAGAGCCAACTTCCTCatag GTGTGTTGAACCTGCCCGTGGTGGCGGTGGGGATCTTCCTGGGAGGGCTGCTGATGAAGCGCTACAAACTGAGCGTGGTGTCGGGGGCTCAGCTCTCCTTCGCCACCTCCTTCATGGCCtacctcctcctgctgctgcagttcgGCACCAAGTGTGACAACATTCCCGTGGCTGGGCTCACCATTTCATACAACGGGTCAGACATGAACTTGTGGAAAGACAAAGACGACTTCAG GACGCAGAGTGTCTCACACGACAGAGAGATGCTCTTCTCAGAGTGTAACAGAGACTGCTCGTGCTCGGCAGAGGAGTGGGATCCTGTGTGCTCGGACAGCGGCATCACCTACATCTCTCCGTGTTTGGCTGGCTGCCTCGGCTCCAGTGGATACGGCAAAAACACA gtTTTTCAGAACTGCAGTTGCCTGTCCGCCTCCTTCCCGGCAGGCAGCAGTACGTCGGTGAAGCTGGGTCGGTGTCCCCATGCCAAGGACTGCAGCCGCAGCTTCACCTCCTACATGGCCGTGTCTGTGCTCAGCTCCTTCATCAACTCTCTGGGAGCAACACCCGGCTACATGGTCATCATACG atgCATCACACCAGAGCTCAAATCACTTGCTCTGGGTATTCAAACCTTGGTAACCAGGACTCTTG GTGGAATTCCTGCACCGATGTATTTTGGGGCCCTGATTGATTCTACGTGCCTGAAGTGGTCGATCAAGAAGTGCGGGGGCAGAGGAGCCTGTCGCATTTATGACTCTAACATGTACAG GGTAATCTTTCTGGGTCTGATCACTTGTCTCAGTGGTTCCTCATACATATTCATCATCGCCGTCATCATCCTCCTCAGAAGACAGTTTCGAAAGCcagagcaggaaacagagagacagcGATCGAAAGGTAAGGAAATCGAACTTAAGACCTCATCGAGCCCCACTGAGGATCAGCTCACCGCTCCCAAAAGTCCCATCCCAAGAGTTTTGGTGAGGATGGCGTCAGAGCTGGAAGAGGGAGGGGACGCTCAAAGAACAGAGCGGCTCGCCAAAGATGGCGGACAGCAACAGTCCCGCTGCCTGACAGAGGCCACAGTTGagctctcccctcctcctgctAATGGAGCAAAGTTAGAGCCTCAgtccgaggaggaggagagagagcagaaagaTGAGGTCTCCACGGAGTCAAATGCACAAGTGGATAAAGAGAGCGCAGAGGACAAGGACGAGACACAACATGGCAAAGAAGCTGATGGACCACAAGACTAA
- the LOC117757635 gene encoding islet amyloid polypeptide — protein MYHLRVSVLVLMLLVLLRCVTTAPSHRYFSPSSSSEQESALPYGEGWLAPGLMSNPFLDLMGARPRRGLTAMNSHRIEKRKCNTATCVTQRLADFLVRSSNTIGTVYAPTNVGSGTYGKRDLLQPPSYLPL, from the exons ATGTATCACCTGAGGGTGTCTGTGCTCGTCCTCATGCTGCTTGTGCTGCTGCGCTGTGTCACCACTGCCCCAAGCCACAG GTACTTCAGTCCCAGCTCATCCAGCGAGCAGGAAAGTGCTCTCCCATATGGTGAAGGCTGGTTAGCACCGGGGCTAATGTCTAACCCATTCCTCGACCTCATGGGTGCGAGGCCACGAAGGGGGCTCACAGCTATGAACAG CCACCGCATAGAGAAGAGGAAGTGCAACACAGCCACCTGCGTTACCCAGAGGCTAGCAGACTTCTTGGTGCGCTCCAGTAACACGATCGGTACAGTCTACGCCCCGACCAACGTGGGATCTGGGACCTACGGCAAGAGGGACCTACTGCAGCCGCCCAGCTATCTGCCTCTCTAG
- the LOC117757549 gene encoding solute carrier organic anion transporter family member 1C1-like isoform X2: protein MKSSITQIERRFDLSSTHIGLIDGSFEMGNLLFLAVVSHFGAKLHRPRLIAMGCLLMAVGAFLTGLTHFFMGSYKYDTVIKLFQNDSVNIAACVGPLEEPEILVELSLEDKKACVRESGSNMWIYVFLGNALRGIGETPVTPLGISYIDDFAKAENSPFYIACLQTITLLGPMFGFLLGSYCARLYVDIGYVDMDSVTIDPQDARWVGAWWMGFMVSSALLLVSSVPFWFLPRSLPEQEGDEGQPASSTPGGTDVALNNNNNNNHHNLKLTEIAKGFVPSLKRLLGTPAYFLLLCGSVLKFNSFIGLFTFKAKYMEQQFGQSASRANFLIGVLNLPVVAVGIFLGGLLMKRYKLSVVSGAQLSFATSFMAYLLLLLQFGTKCDNIPVAGLTISYNGSDMNLWKDKDDFRTQSVSHDREMLFSECNRDCSCSAEEWDPVCSDSGITYISPCLAGCLGSSGYGKNTVFQNCSCLSASFPAGSSTSVKLGRCPHAKDCSRSFTSYMAVSVLSSFINSLGATPGYMVIIRCITPELKSLALGIQTLVTRTLGGIPAPMYFGALIDSTCLKWSIKKCGGRGACRIYDSNMYRVIFLGLITCLSGSSYIFIIAVIILLRRQFRKPEQETERQRSKGKEIELKTSSSPTEDQLTAPKSPIPRVLVRMASELEEGGDAQRTERLAKDGGQQQSRCLTEATVELSPPPANGAKLEPQSEEEEREQKDEVSTESNAQVDKESAEDKDETQHGKEADGPQD, encoded by the exons ATGAAGAGCTCCATCACTCAGATCGAGAGACGCTTCGACCTCTCCAGCACGCACATCGGACTCATCGATGGCAGTTTCGAGATGG GCAACCTGCTGTTCCTCGCTGTGGTCAGCCATTTTGGTGCCAAGCTGCATCGGCCCAGACTCATTGCCATGGGCTGTTTGCTCATGGCAGTGGGGGCCTTTCTCACCGGCCTGACCCACTTCTTCATGGGAAG CTACAAGTATGACACAGTCATAAAGCTTTTCCAGAACGACAGCGTAAACATCGCTGCCTGTGTGGGTCCACTGGAAGAACCTGAAATTCTAGTAGAACTTTCTTTAGAGGACAAGAAAG CCTGTGTGAGGGAGTCGGGCTCCAACATGTGGATCTACGTGTTCCTGGGGAACGCTCTGCGGGGCATCGGAGAAACCCCGGTCACACCTCTGGGCATCTCCTACATCGATGACTTTGCTAAAGCTGAAAACTCTCCGTTCTACATAG CATGTCTCCAGACCATTACTCTCCTGGGCCCCATGTTCGGTTTCCTCCTGGGCTCCTACTGTGCCAGACTGTATGTTGACATTGGATATGTTGATATGG ACAGTGTGACCATAGATCCTCAAGACGCCCGCTGGGTCGGCGCCTGGTGGATGGGCTTCATGGtgtcctctgctctcctgctcGTCTCCAGCGTCCCCTTCTGGTTCCTGCCCCGCTCTCTGCCCGAGCAAGAGGGAGATGAGGGCCAGCCGGCCAGCTCAACCCCGGGTGGGACAGATGTCGccctcaacaacaacaacaacaacaaccaccacaaccTCAAGTTGACCGAAATCGCCAAAG GGTTTGTTCCGTCGCTGAAGCGCCTGTTGGGAACTCCTGCTTACTTCTTGCTGCTTTGTGGCAGCGTCCTGAAGTTCAACTCCTTCATCGGCCTCTTCACCTTCAAAGCCAAATACATGGAGCAACAGTTCGGACAGTCTGCATCCAGAGCCAACTTCCTCatag GTGTGTTGAACCTGCCCGTGGTGGCGGTGGGGATCTTCCTGGGAGGGCTGCTGATGAAGCGCTACAAACTGAGCGTGGTGTCGGGGGCTCAGCTCTCCTTCGCCACCTCCTTCATGGCCtacctcctcctgctgctgcagttcgGCACCAAGTGTGACAACATTCCCGTGGCTGGGCTCACCATTTCATACAACGGGTCAGACATGAACTTGTGGAAAGACAAAGACGACTT CAGGACGCAGAGTGTCTCACACGACAGAGAGATGCTCTTCTCAGAGTGTAACAGAGACTGCTCGTGCTCGGCAGAGGAGTGGGATCCTGTGTGCTCGGACAGCGGCATCACCTACATCTCTCCGTGTTTGGCTGGCTGCCTCGGCTCCAGTGGATACGGCAAAAACACA gtTTTTCAGAACTGCAGTTGCCTGTCCGCCTCCTTCCCGGCAGGCAGCAGTACGTCGGTGAAGCTGGGTCGGTGTCCCCATGCCAAGGACTGCAGCCGCAGCTTCACCTCCTACATGGCCGTGTCTGTGCTCAGCTCCTTCATCAACTCTCTGGGAGCAACACCCGGCTACATGGTCATCATACG atgCATCACACCAGAGCTCAAATCACTTGCTCTGGGTATTCAAACCTTGGTAACCAGGACTCTTG GTGGAATTCCTGCACCGATGTATTTTGGGGCCCTGATTGATTCTACGTGCCTGAAGTGGTCGATCAAGAAGTGCGGGGGCAGAGGAGCCTGTCGCATTTATGACTCTAACATGTACAG GGTAATCTTTCTGGGTCTGATCACTTGTCTCAGTGGTTCCTCATACATATTCATCATCGCCGTCATCATCCTCCTCAGAAGACAGTTTCGAAAGCcagagcaggaaacagagagacagcGATCGAAAGGTAAGGAAATCGAACTTAAGACCTCATCGAGCCCCACTGAGGATCAGCTCACCGCTCCCAAAAGTCCCATCCCAAGAGTTTTGGTGAGGATGGCGTCAGAGCTGGAAGAGGGAGGGGACGCTCAAAGAACAGAGCGGCTCGCCAAAGATGGCGGACAGCAACAGTCCCGCTGCCTGACAGAGGCCACAGTTGagctctcccctcctcctgctAATGGAGCAAAGTTAGAGCCTCAgtccgaggaggaggagagagagcagaaagaTGAGGTCTCCACGGAGTCAAATGCACAAGTGGATAAAGAGAGCGCAGAGGACAAGGACGAGACACAACATGGCAAAGAAGCTGATGGACCACAAGACTAA
- the LOC117757524 gene encoding solute carrier organic anion transporter family member 1C1-like → MSVESKKTREACCSKLKLFLASLASVYFAKAFCGAYMKSSITQIERRFDIPSSLIGVIDGSFEMGNLLVIAIVSYFGAKLHRPRLIGIGCLIMAAGSFLIAMPHFFQGLYKYETSVTHSKDINSTENILPCLSNHSMTDADETLDLGPKAACEKAAGSSMWIYIFLGNMLRGIGETPIMPLGVSYLDDFSREENTPFYLACIHTVGILGPMFGYMLGSFLAKIYVDIGSVDLDSITINHKDSRWVGAWWLGFIVTGTVLLLSSIPFWFLPKSLPKQGQEESQSKSTELATVAEQENFLAEENQEHDEKEKPVTFHEMAKDFIPSLRRLFRNSIFTLMILTHLVAVNGFIGLITFKPKYLEQIYGQSASRAIFLIGILNLPAVALGIITGGFVLKRFKLGIIGAARVSITTTVVSFSMLSMQVFMHCGQADVAGLTVSYQGAPQVSHNHQALLSQCNVGCSCSMKHWDPVCAYNGMTYASPCLAGCQTSTGIGRDMMFHNCSCVEDMRTSAANMSAVLGQCPRNSDCDGMFKIYMALSVIGSFISACGATPGFIVLLRSIQPDLKSLALGMQTLIVRTLGGIPPPIYFGALIDRTCLKWGTKQCGGRGACRIYDANAFRVTYMGLINGFYFLSNVLWVGLYLQIVKRQKKLALRNQAKENGLEANGQVNGHANISIAKDKEDADKESTI, encoded by the exons ATGAGTGTAGAGTCCAAAAAAACACGTGAGGCCTGCTGCTCCAAGCTCAAG ctcttcctggcCTCGCTGGCATCTGTGTATTTTGCCAAAGCCTTTTGTGGAGCCTACATGAAGAGCTCCATCACTCAGATCGAGAGACGCTTCGACATCCCCAGCTCCCTCATCGGGGTTATCGATGGCAGCTTTGAAATGG GCAACCTGTTGGTCATAGCCATTGTGAGCTACTTCGGTGCGAAGCTCCATCGTCCGCGGCTGATCGGTATCGGATGTCTGATCATGGCTGCTGGATCTTTCCTCATCGCCATGCCCCACTTCTTCCAGGGATT GTATAAATACGAGACAAGTGTGACTCACAGCAAAGACATTAACAGCACCGAGAACATCCTGCCCTGTCTGTCCAACCACAGCATGACTGACGCAGATGAGACGCTTGATTTGGGGCCTAAAGCAG CTTGTGAGAAGGCAGCTGGCTCGTCCATGTGGATCTACATTTTCCTGGGAAACATGCTGCGGGGGATTGGAGAGACTCCCATCATGCCTCTGGGTGTGTCCTACCTGGATGATTTCTCCAGAGAGGAGAACACTCCTTTCTATTTGG CTTGTATCCACACAGTGGGAATCTTAGGACCTATGTTTGGGTACATGCTTGGCTCCTTCCTTGCCAAGATCTATGTAGACATTGGATCTGTGGATTTAG ACAGCATCACCATTAACCACAAGGACTCCCGCTGGGTGGGGGCCTGGTGGCTGGGCTTCATAGTGACCGGTAccgtgctgctgctctccagtATCCCATTCTGGTTCCTGCCCAAGTCTCTGCCCAAGCAGGGCCAGGAGGAGAGTCAGAGTAAGAGCACAGAGCTGGCCACAGTGGCAGAGCAGGAGAACTTCCTGGCAGAGGAAAACCAGGAGCATGACGAGAAAGAGAAGCCGGTCACGTTCCACGAGATGGCTAAAG ATTTCATTCCGTCTCTGAGACGACTCTTCAGGAACAGCATCTTCACACTGATGATCCTCACGCACCTCGTGGCCGTCAACGGCTTCATCGGCCTCATCACCTTCAAGCCGAAGTACTTGGAGCAAATCTACGGCCAATCCGCCTCCAGGGCCATTTTCCTCATAG GTATCCTGAACCTGCCGGCCGTAGCCTTGGGCATTATCACCGGAGGGTTTGTGCTGAAACGCTTCAAGCTGGGCATCATCGGAGCAGCCAGGGTGTCCATTACTACCACAGTGGTGTCCTTCAGTATGCTTTCCATGCAGGTCTTCATGCACTGTGGACAAGCAGACGTGGCTGGTCTCACCGTCTCATATCAGGG GGCTCCTCAGGTGTCACACAACCATCAGGCTTTGCTGTCGCAGTGCAATGTGGGCTGCTCCTGCTCGATGAAGCACTGGGACCCGGTGTGTGCCTATAACGGCATGACGTATGCCTCGCCATGTCTGGCCGGCTGCCAGACCTCCACTGGCATTGGCAGGGACATG ATGTTTCATAACTGTAGCTGCGTCGAAGACATGAGGACATCAGCTGCGAACATGTCTGCAGTGCTGGGCCAGTGCCCCAGGAACAGTGACTGTGACGGCATGTTTAAAATCTACATGGCTCTGTCTGTGATTGGATCCTTCATCTCTGCATGTGGGGCAACGCCAGGATTTATAGTGCTGCTCAG ATCCATACAGCCAGACCTGAAGTCCTTGGCGTTGGGAATGCAGACACTGATCGTAAGAACTCTGG GTGGGATCCCTCCTCCTATTTATTTCGGAGCACTCATCGACCGAACCTGTTTGAAGTGGGGTACCAAGCAGTGTGGAGGTCGAGGAGCATGTCGGATCTATGATGCAAACGCTTTTAG GGTGACATACATGGGCTTGATAAATGGATTCTACTTCCTGTCCAACGTGCTGTGGGTGGGTCTCTACCTCCAAATTGTCAAGCGACAGAAGAAGTTAGCGTTGAGGAATCAGGCTAAAGAAAACGGACTAGAGGCGAACGGACAGGTCAACGGACACGCCAACATCAGCATCGCCAAAGACAAAGAGGACGCAGACAAGGAGAGCACCATTTAA